The Chrysoperla carnea chromosome X, inChrCarn1.1, whole genome shotgun sequence genome includes a region encoding these proteins:
- the LOC123303126 gene encoding uncharacterized protein LOC123303126 — protein sequence MDGKRSKPCKSTKKICQPKIEIKTESVDLLNMQSSENKSKSSKARVHDRNFTPGKDLSLYSAKDSAKKFGKSSFKMESDENEVTSTTNFGEPEKKVFSTVDKKFDPSQWQPVVILEKNDFSSYLKSESNPKKDALQKVAIVKLERIDLTYMNKHRDSTLTQDSSKNRKRSMDDPTEKKLKVKNLLAKRMRSHSTVDIPKNRMQSHSTVNVPQNRMQSHSTVNVPQNRMQSHSTANLSYNNREFIHNLKRYMDDPTANKLTVESLLAKRMPSHSIVDVPKNRMQSHSTVNVPQNRMQSHSTVNVQQNRMQSHSTANLSYNNPAFIHNSKRSMDDPTANKLTVESLLAKRMPSHSTVNVPQNRMQSHSTVNVPQNRMQSHSTVNLTFNNPEFIQNFKRSMENKSGCNNPRCNNHKATFDWPIAYIEWKNTGMLHVCYNPLPSKSAPNTQSETILLE from the exons ATGGACGGAAAACGAAGTAAGCCTtgcaaatcaacaaaaaaaatttgtcaacccaaaatagaaataaaaactgaaagtgTGGATTTGTTAAACATGCAATCGTCAGAAAATAAATCGAAATCATCCAAAGCGAGAGTTCATGATCGAAATTTTACACCTGGTAAAGATTTATCTCTATATTCTGCAAAAGATTCAgctaaaaaatttggaaaatcttCATTTAAGATGGAATCTGACGAAA atGAAGTAACATCTACAACAAATTTTGGAGAACCGGAGAAAAAAGTTTTCAGCACTgtggataaaaaatttgatccGTCTCAATGGCAGCCGGTcgttattttggaaaaaaacgatttttcttcATACTTAAAATCAGAAAGTAATCCAAAAAAGGATGCTTTACAGAAAGTGGCTATAGTCAAATTGGAAAGAATTGACTTGACTTATATGAATAAACATCGTGATTCCACACTCACTCAAGATTCCTCAAAAAATAGGAAACGTTCCATGGATGATCCGACCGAAAAGAAACTGAAAGTAAAGAATTTACTAGCGAAACGTATGCGGTCGCACTCAACCGTAGATATACCAAAAAACCGTATGCAGTCGCACTCAACCGTAAATGTACCACAAAACCGTATGCAGTCGCACTCAACCGTAAATGTACCACAAAACCGTATGCAGTCGCACTCAACCGCAAATTTAAGCTATAACAACCGAGAATTTATCCATAATCTCAAACGTTACATGGATGATCCGACCGCAAACAAACTGACAGTAGAGAGTTTACTAGCAAAACGTATGCCGTCGCACTCAATCGTAGATGTACCAAAAAACCGTATGCAGTCGCACTCAACAGTAAATGTACCACAAAACCGTATGCAGTCGCACTCAACCGTAAATGTACAACAAAACCGTATGCAGTCGCACTCAACCGCAAATTTAAGCTATAACAACCCAGCATTTATCCACAATTCCAAACGTTCCATGGATGATCCGACCGCAAACAAACTGACAGTAGAGAGTTTACTAGCAAAACGTATGCCGTCGCACTCAACCGTAAATGTACCACAAAACCGTATGCAGTCTCACTCAACCGTAAATGTACCACAAAACCGTATGCAGTCGCACTCAACcgtaaatttaacttttaacaacccagaatttattcaaaatttcaaacgtTCCATGGAAAATAAATCTGGTTGTAATAATCCGAGATGTAATAATCATAAAGCAACATTTGATTGGCCGATTGCATACATTGAATGGAAAAACACTGGAATGTTACATGTCTGCTATAACCCATTGCCATCCAAAAGCGCGCCCAATACACAATCGGAAACAATTCTACTGGAGTAA
- the LOC123302090 gene encoding FHIP family protein AGAP011705 yields MNWLNSSGFRSGFTRQRTPSLDATTADPDACYASFKEHWQQAYKIIQRSYQKPVHDDVLGMVNHLEQMVTLLLYELKNRNVHLNTSTLTNLTPLSPSNTHTPCLEYLLSENLLDKVYEWGLRTGKYGNAVRLEQIKMYEMLINISSHELLVHEPFLRPLLKLLLSCQGECFPDNIVKDLVQLLYQLCVSLMQKAELLDLFFVSTPGSPTKFIIFSLLIPYVHTEGATGLQARDALLLCMSLSKKNLNIAEHSNVCPMLATGLSGLYSLLPRNFKIETEDWHRFTPDDVKDIKELALFMNSLEFCNAAAQVAHPIIKSQLLDFLYQGFLFPVLKPALLQSDVTEQIAAVAYLDLIMRSVSEPGLLPAMIRFLLKETINDVYLLEVLICRIDSANSFRLSLVTLALFETLVDLNCEDIMLELIFKHLKPCSHLMLPQRPLIIDTDTYTINMDKLFSLVPNCCRINNSQIPPAQSISSTRSSLSNGSSTSADVVTNNSGAMSLPTNWNHYGTQVNDTLLGNYHAYLCDARQKITMCRQACVSWSSTYDCVERKFNTEHQNTGDSLMDGTLCSEDLYDLEERTATNSLQSLGDSSDYGSFKYKGEENGINSSKMVWKQSCHPPLDIHSTTIDKDDSTTEMCSSVGLFLNILLEKLSDMLKNNIYVNFHLTGLISRLAIYPQTLLQSYLLNYQLVLQPNVRSIFQVVGLLKHQIDEYMSNNADSDLILTNARQWLFERENKLLNLRWKGVRNEEPIPTTNNQVARLEPNLSRSSSSLTNSVTSMLKRTSIGSNFFRKQTMQQNSSHNSNSQQSADSTSLHSLNNEAHSLNIASGSSTGGTGGATSTSISRGVVDNVALCAILLDEWLKELAAISQEQTIAQLTDVFSKNYLH; encoded by the exons ATGAATTGGCTTAATAGTTCTGGATTTCGTAGTGGTTTTACTCGACAACGAACCCCTAGTTTAGATGCAACGACTGCTGATCCGGATGCTTGCTATGCCAGTTTTAAGGAACACTGGCAACAGgcctataaaattattcaacgtagttat CAAAAACCGGTCCACGACGATGTACTGGGAATGGTTAATCATTTAGAGCAAATGGTAACTCTACTTTTGTACGAGTTAAAAAATCGTAATGTCCATTTAAATACGAGTACCCTTACAAATTTAACGCCATTATCGCCAAGTAATACCCATACACCTTGTCTAGAATATTTACTATCGGAAAATCTATTAGATAAAGTCTATGAATGGGGTCTACGAACTGGAAA gtatGGAAATGCTGTTCGATTAGagcaaataaaaatgtatgaaatgttaataaatatatcgtCGCATGAATTACTCGTCCACGAACCATTTTTACGGCCCCTTTTAAAGCTATTGTTATCGTGTCAGGGTGAATGTTTCCCTGATAATATTGTTAAGGATTTAGTCCAATTATTGTATCAGTTATGTGTTTCGCTTATGCAAAAAGCTGaattattggatttattttttgtatcaacACCTGGTTCACCGActaa atttataattttttcgttgCTAATTCCCTACGTCCATACCGAAGGTGCCACTGGCCTACAAGCGAGAGACGCGTTGTTACTTTGTATGTCACTAtcgaaaaagaatttaaatattgcTGAGCATAGTAACGTCTGTCCAATGTTGGCTACAG gttTAAGTGGTTTATATTCATTGTTACcgcgaaattttaaaattgaaacagaAGACTGGCATCGTTTCACACCAGATGATGTAAAAGACATTAAAGAGTTAGCCTTGTTTATGAATTCATTAGAATTTTGTAATGCGGCTGCGCAAGTTGCACATCCAATTATCAAATCAcaattattagattttttatatCAAGGTTTTCTGTTTCCTGTTTTAAAACCGGCACTTTTacag tCTGACGTAACGGAACAAATAGCCGCTGTGGCATACCTAGATTTAATAATGAGATCGGTATCAGAACCCGGTTTATTGCCAGCGATGAtacgatttttattaaaagaaacaaTCAACGATGTATATTTATTAGAAGTATTAATTTGTCGTATTGATTCGGCGAATTCCTTTCgt ttaagTTTAGTAACATTGGCATTATTTGAAACGTTAGTCGATTTAAACTGTGAAGATATCATGttagaattaatatttaaacatctAAAGCCATGTTCACACTTAATGTTACCACAACGTCCATTAATTATCGATACGGATACGTATACGATCAACATggataaattattttcgttagTACCAAATTGTTGTCGAATTAACAACTCCCAAATACCACCAGCTCAATCAATATCGTCCACAAGATCCTCTCTATCGAACGGATCATCAACGTCCGCGGATGTCGTGACGAACAACAGTGGTGCTATGTCGTTGCCAACAAATTGGAATCATTATGGCACACAAGTGAATGATACGTTGCTGGGCAATTATCATGCGTATTTGTGTGACGCACGACAAAAGATTACGATGTGTCGTCAAGCATGCGTGTCCTGGAGTTCAACGTACGATTGTGTGGAACGAAAATTTAATACAGAACATCAGAATACTGGTGATAGTTTAATGGATGGAACACTTTGTTCGGAGGATCTTTACGATTTAG aagaacGAACAGCTACAAATAGTTTACAATCGTTAGGTGACAGCAGCGATTACGGAAGTTTTAAGTATAAGGGCGAAGAAAATGGTATTAATAGTAGTAAAATGGTATGGAAACAATCGTGTCATCCCCCCTTAGATATTCATAGTACAACTATCGATAAAGACGATTCAACCACTGAAATGTGTTCGAGTGTTG gtttatttttgaatattttattggaaaaattaagtgatatgctaaaaaataatatttatgtaaatttccaTTTAACTGGTCTCATATCACGGCTGGCAATTTATCCGCAAACGTTACTTCAATCGTATCTTTTGAATTATCAATTAGTCTTACAGCCAAATGTTCGATCTATTTTCCAA GTTGTCGGTTTATTAAAACATCAAATCGATGAATATATGTCGAATAATGCGGATTCCGATTTAATATTAACGAATGCACGCCAATGGTTATTCGAACGagagaataaattattaaatttacgaTGGAAAGGTGTACGTAACGAAGAACCAATACCAACAACGAACAATCAAGTCGCCAGACTTGAGCCAAATTTATCACGTAGTTCGAGTAGTTTAACCAATTCTGTCACGTCCATGTTAAAACGAACTAGTATTGGTTCCAACTTTTTCC GAAAACAAACAATGCAACAAAATTCGTCGCACAACAGTAATTCTCAACAGTCAGCTGATTCAACGTCTTTACATTCATTAAACAACGAGGCGCATTCATTAAACATAGCAAGTGGCTCCTCCACAGGTGGTACAGGTGGAGCTACATCTACATCAATATCACGTGGTGTTGTTGATAATGTTGCGTTATGTGCAATACTTTTAGATGAATGGTTAAAAGAATTGGCGGCCATATCACAAGAACAAACCATTGCTCAGTTAACGGATGTTTtctccaaaaattatttacattaa